A portion of the Malania oleifera isolate guangnan ecotype guangnan chromosome 3, ASM2987363v1, whole genome shotgun sequence genome contains these proteins:
- the LOC131152387 gene encoding serine/threonine receptor-like kinase NFP, producing MRAKAISISPLLLFFFFLLQQSRAQQTNTTGYACPANQSTYPCQTYAFYRATAPNFLNLAAIGDLFGVSRLMIAEPSNISLANTTLLPGQPLFVPLTCSCNAVSNATETISYANISYTINPDDTFYLVSTFSFLNLTTYQSVEVVNPTLVPTNLTIGVDVIFPVFCKCPNQTQLQNRNNYLISYVYQPSDNLSSVASRFGTEAQSIVDVNGASSIQPYQTIFVPVNQLPELTQPIVAPSVPSRRVERKGVIVGLAVGLGICGILMILIVGFWAYREVLLKKRRETEREEEERQRQKQMSVGGGGKGVKVEDVNLMVDVSECLDKYKVYKVEELKEATNGFDQRCLIQGSVYKGYINGEAYAIKKMKWNAREELKILQKVNHGNLVKLEGFCIDPEDANCYLVYENVENGSLHSWLHDPQSQNQKLSWKTRLRVAIDVANGLQYIHEHTRPRVVHKDIKASNILLDSTMRAKIANFGLAKSGCNAITMHIVGTQGYIAPEYLADGVVSTKMDVFSFGVVLLELMSGREAVDDEGRALWVDAPKVLEGKEEEKVARVRQWMDRALVKDSCPMESMMNVMAVAVACVHRDPARRPSMVDIVYALCKSDDYFCDVSEDGLSGTPILAR from the exons ATGAGAGCCAAAGCCATCTCCATATCCCCTCTGctgctctttttcttcttccttcttcagCAGTCGCGAGCCCAGCAAACAAACACGACCGGCTACGCCTGCCCGGCGAACCAGTCCACTTACCCATGCCAAACCTACGCCTTCTACCGGGCCACCGCCCCCAACTTCCTCAACCTCGCCGCCATCGGCGATCTCTTCGGCGTCAGCCGCCTCATGATAGCCGAACCCAGCAACATATCCTTAGCAAACACCACACTCCTCCCCGGCCAACCCCTCTTCGTTCCCCTCACCTGTTCCTGTAACGCCGTCTCCAACGCCACCGAAACCATCTCCTACGCCAACATCTCCTACACAATCAATCCGGACGACACCTTCTACCTGGTCTCCACCTTCTCCTTCCTCAACCTCACCACGTACCAGTCCGTCGAGGTCGTCAACCCCACCCTCGTCCCCACCAATCTCACCATCGGCGTCGATGTCATCTTCCCCGTTTTCTGCAAGTGCCCCAATCAGACCCAGTTGCAGAATCGAAACAATTACCTCATCTCCTACGTCTACCAGCCCTCCGACAATTTGTCTTCCGTCGCTTCCCGGTTCGGAACAGAGGCACAGTCAATTGTCGACGTTAACGGAGCAAGCAGCATACAACCCTATCAGACAATCTTCGTTCCGGTGAATCAGCTTCCTGAGCTAACGCAGCCGATTGTTGCCCCTTCTGTGCCGTCCAGAAGGGTGGAGCGGAAAGGGGTGATTGTGGGATTGGCGGTGGGGTTGGGGATTTGTGGGATTTTGATGATTTTGATTGTGGGTTTTTGGGCGTACAGAGAGGTTTTGTTGAAGAAGAGGAGGGAAACggagagggaagaagaagaaaggcaGAGGCAGAAGCAGATGTCAGTGGGTGGGGGAGGGAAGGGGGTGAAGGTGGAGGATGTGAATTTGATGGTGGATGTTTCGGAGTGCTTGGACAAGTACAAAGTTTACAAGGTAGAGGAACTGAAAGAAGCCACCAATGGGTTTGATCAGAGATGCTTGATTCAAGGGTCTGTGTACAAAGGATACATCAATGGAGAGGCCTATGCGATCAAGAAGATGAAGTGGAACGCCCGCGAGGAACTGAAGATCCTACAGAAG GTTAACCACGGGAATCTGGTGAAGCTGGAGGGCTTCTGCATCGACCCAGAGGACGCAAACTGCTACCTGGTCTATGAGAACGTGGAGAACGGCTCTCTCCACTCATGGCTTCACGACCCCCAATCCCAGAACCAAAAGCTCAGCTGGAAAACCCGCCTGCGTGTCGCCATCGACGTCGCCAACGGCCTCCAGTACATCCACGAGCACACCCGCCCCCGCGTCGTCCACAAAGACATCAAAGCCAGCAACATCCTCCTCGACTCCACCATGCGCGCCAAGATCGCCAACTTCGGCCTCGCCAAGTCCGGCTGCAACGCCATCACCATGCACATCGTCGGCACCCAGGGCTACATCGCCCCGGAGTACCTCGCCGACGGCGTCGTATCCACCAAGATGGACGTCTTCTCCTTCGGGGTGGTCCTGCTGGAGCTCATGTCCGGCAGGGAGGCCGTCGACGACGAGGGGAGGGCGCTGTGGGTCGACGCCCCCAAGGTTCTGGAAGGGAAGGAGGAGGAGAAGGTGGCGAGGGTGAGGCAGTGGATGGATAGGGCTCTGGTGAAGGACTCGTGCCCCATGGAGAGCATGATGAATGTGATGGCGGTCGCGGTGGCGTGCGTGCACAGGGACCCGGCGCGGCGGCCGAGCATGGTGGACATTGTGTATGCGCTGTGCAAGAGCGACGACTACTTCTGTGATGTTTCGGAAGATGGGCTGTCTGGCACTCCCATACTGGCTAGGTAA